In Carya illinoinensis cultivar Pawnee chromosome 10, C.illinoinensisPawnee_v1, whole genome shotgun sequence, one DNA window encodes the following:
- the LOC122279613 gene encoding myb family transcription factor MPH1-like has translation MGESGGSECSKRSRPSDQIEDGSCESGENDDECEPLNGGSSSNSTVEESEKKTSVRPYARSKMPRLRWTPDLHLRFIHAVEILGGQERATPKMVLQMMNIKGLSIAHVKSHLQMFRSKKVNDPDQVLADHRHHVESGDRNIFKLSQLPMFQGNNPGHISNYRLGDASSWSTAYENLLGFTAGPSSMNNISSTAGFYEKVGERIFGSSYSNYWTDCMSFRPGNSTFYKQPTACRRTQELRDGVNKHDSSLQTRARIVPSTRSDLNPVTHPQAEVQQEHTSSCNDNPISDFSKTTNVKDHEWNTLKRKASECEQLDLDLSLRLTPSWNEDHENQRISSGDSKVESELSLCLFSSLSSSSLQILKERRDHAGKEQERRRACTHDDHDLDLTI, from the exons ATGGGGGAAAGCGGTGGCTCTGAATGCTCGAAGAGAAGCCGGCCTTCTGACCAAATTGAGGATGGAAGCTGTGAGAGCGGAGAGAACGATGATGAATGCGAGCCTCTTAATGGAGGAAGCTCAAGCAACAGCACTGTCGAAGAGAGCGAGAAGAAGACGTCAGTGCGGCCTTATGCTAGATCCAAGATGCCTAGGCTCCGGTGGACGCCTGATCTTCACCTTCGTTTCATTCATGCTGTTGAAATACTGGGTGGACAAGAGA GAGCAACACCAAAGATGGTTCTTCAGATGATGAACATCAAAGGACTAAGTATTGCacatgtcaagagccatttacAG ATGTTTAGAAGCAAGAAGGTGAACGATCCGGACCAAG TATTAGCCGATCATAGGCATCATGTGGAAAGTGGAGATCGAAATATTTTCAAGCTTAGCCAGCTTCCCATGTTTCAAGGAAATAACCCAGGCCATATTTCCAACTACCG ATTAGGAGATGCTTCATCATGGAGTACTGCTTATGAAAACTTGTTGGGTTTTACTGCGGGCCCTAGCTCCATGAATAATATTTCCAGCACCGCTGGATTTTATGAAAAGGTGGGTGAGAGGATCTTTGGTAGCAGCTATAGCAATTATTGGACTGACTGCATGAGTTTCCGTCCGGGGAATTCTACTTTCTATAAACAGCCAACAGCCTGCAGGAGAACCCAGGAATTGAGAGATGGAGTTAACAAACACGACTCCAGCTTGCAGACTCGAGCAAGAATAGTACCCAGTACTCGTAGTGATCTTAATCCCGTAACCCATCCGCAAGCGGAAGTACAACAAGAACATACAAGTTCTTGTAATGACAATCCCATTTCAGATTTCAGCAAAACAACCAATGTAAAAGATCATGAGTGGAATACGTTGAAAAGGAAGGCCTCGGAATGCGAGCAGCTCGACTTGGATCTATCTCTTCGGCTAACTCCAAGCTGGAATGAGGATCATGAGAACCAGAGAATCAGTTCGGGGGACTCTAAAGTTGAGAGTGAACTCTCCCTTTGTTTGTTCTCATCACTGTCATCCTCGagtcttcaaattttgaaggaaaGACGAGATCATGCGGGTAAGGAGCAAGAAAGAAGAAGGGCATGTactcatgatgatcatgatctggATTTGACTATATGA